CAGGCATAATCGTGTCTTGCAACAACTATAATATTGATTGATAACAAAATCTGATCCCGGAGGGTCATtacttcttttcttccttttctgcCTCAGCAGCCTTCTTGAGTCTAGCACCATAATGCTTTTTGTTTGTGCGTTCAAGACGAAGCTTGTAGTAAGCCTTAAATGCCTTCATTTCATCTGTAACCTTAACAAGCTCTACTGATGGCCTCTCCCTCACAATTGGCAAGCATGAACCCTGAACTTGGGTGGCATTTGCAAGTTCCTCAGGAGTAGAATCACCAGCCTGCAATATACAGATAGTATGTATTTCCAGAAAATTTTTAGTCACATATCCTTTGCAGGAGTTAAATTAAAATCGAAGACAGAAGAACTCACATCATAACCAATTCATATGCTAAAATTAGTATTACCTTAACCTTGCGTGCACGTCTTGGGAACACAACCAATTTGGCCTTGTATGTTTTCAGCCGCTGAACATTAGCCTGCATACTCTCCAAGGAACGGTTCTTGCGACGGTGATCAACAGCAATGCCTATGGTTGGAGCTAGCTTTTTCGGAATACCTGCAGCCTAGGATGTGAAACAAGATTTGCATACATTTAGAAATatatataaagtaaaaaaaCAATGTGGCAAAGCAGCAAACCTTGTTAAATTACAACATTAGAAACAATCCAGTTTTCTTCCTCTCCACTACCCCATTAAACCCAATAAACAATTAGCAATTATAACTTGCAAGAAAGATAAAAGACATTACTTCAATCCAATTTTACCTTCAGTTCTTCAAGAGAAAATCCCTTGCCAGCTCTGACTTTCATGTTGTATTTCAAAGTCTGCCCATGAACAACTGGTCTGAGAGGTCCAGCAGTAGGCCTGGGAAAGATCTTCACAGCTTTTTTCTGGCGAGCTAAGGAATACATAAACatttaaaaaagttaaatgAAAAGTAACCAGCATGAATCTCATCTGACTACATAAATGCATTTTTAATATTAAGGTAAtccaaaataaattataaattattaaatacaaTTAACAATAGAAAGATGCAACCGAAATTACCTAACCGTCTTCTGGTCTTCCTTGCTGGTTGATTGAACCAGGTCTTCACATAGTTTTGCCAATGCTTACGGAAGTGTCCGTTAGGGATAACATTGTTGTGCTTCACCATGGCTTACCTATACAAGGCAATCAATGACCAAAATTACAAAACAAACACAAACTATATACTTCTCTAAATACGGATACCTAAAACGTAATGCTCAATAAGACAGTATAAAATGCTAAGAACCCTGTAAACTAAATTGTTGAGATTCAAGCAATCAATCTACAAAGACTTAAAATCTATTAACTAAAATTTCCAATCATAACGAAAAACTCCAACCATCAATACTATAAATCTAGCTAGCATTTCTTCGGCAAAACACCAAAGCTTATATTATATTAACAGGTATAACTGCTCACACATCACTGGAACTCAAAGAAACTAACATATTTCAAATCAACAGCTCGAAAAGCATTCACATCGAAGTAAATACCGAACAGTAAGAAGTTCCATTTCATGGTCTTAAGTTAATACTACCGCACTGAACACTCTAAAATTTGAACAATATCGGAAAACAGCATAAAACAGCCGTGACAATACGAAAAACAAAGATCTCGAACTGGGGAAGTAAGACAGATAAATAGATTATAGCATCGATGAATTGAAATGGTACATCGATCGAAGGGTTGAAGAAAAACCGAAGAAGAAAAGATGAGAGAGCTGCTACCTTTAGGGTTCTTGATACGCAGGGGGCAGCTCAGGTGACTAAGAAGTGTCGTTAGGGTTTGTGAAGGCTTTTATAGCAGCCTCTTCGCTTCAGAAATCCTAAATTGGACGGTCAGATTTAATTGTCATTGGACGGATCCGATTGCATATTACTTATGGTATAGATATGGGCTCAGGcccaaactaaaaaaaatactacTTATCCTTTAAATATCATTCTTTActtaatcttttaatttaatattttattaattttaattttttaattaattatgtttcttatttttaagtaactacaattaattttatttaatttaaattttataaatagcACAGAAGTATACCCAATACTTTTGTAATCACCTGAAAAACACGCGAGAATAGTATTTCAATTTTAGAACAATTCAATTAGTAAGTATGTTATTcattttttctagttttcaaaTGGAAAACATTTCAAGGCTTTATAAAATAGCATTTTTCATTTTCCATTaccaaaaaattcaaaatattcaCCCACCGCAAagtttttttttagttaaactCTGTATTTTAATTGGCAGTAAAAAAAACTGGAACATTATCAAATTTTGTTTATGCACTAAACTGGTAAAAAAAAGAATATCAACAAACAGATCATCTAAGTGCTTACAGAAGAGCAAATTATTTTATATCTCCTTTCGACTTTAGAAaatatagtttaattaattaattaactatatatatatatatatatatatatatatataaattttttacttaaataaatgtaataattactaaattaaataattttagaagTCATTACCGAAATCCGTCAGCTTCTCTTATTTCGTTTATACTATAAACGAGATACATGTAAGCTTATCTTGTTTACATTATAAATGAGATAAAATTGGGGATGACTATAAATATATGTTGTTGACAGCGTTTGACTGAGCTCCAATTTAAACTTTTCAACCACTTTCGCCTCTCTTTTACCCATTTTTGACCATATTATATATCGATAAATACGACGATGGCGCGCGCAGCTAGTAATGATAGAGACATCAATAGGTTGAACAAAACTTCGCATTACGTCGGAGCGGCCGACTTTGCGGTTAGTTCTGTTGTGTTGAATTTTATGCAATCCCATATAGATATATGTGTATATGTAGCCATGGTTAGGGTAGTCGTCAAGAACTAGAATATAGTTTGTATAGTTAGGAATATGTCACTGGTAGAAATTTGGAACTCTATTTTATTTCACTTGTATTAGGTTGTtactatataattattagtttgaaactctattttattttttatagttttgtcaaatttataattagatttttatatttttaatttagttattatactattt
This sequence is a window from Arachis stenosperma cultivar V10309 chromosome 10, arast.V10309.gnm1.PFL2, whole genome shotgun sequence. Protein-coding genes within it:
- the LOC130958007 gene encoding 60S ribosomal protein L13-1, which codes for MVKHNNVIPNGHFRKHWQNYVKTWFNQPARKTRRRLARQKKAVKIFPRPTAGPLRPVVHGQTLKYNMKVRAGKGFSLEELKAAGIPKKLAPTIGIAVDHRRKNRSLESMQANVQRLKTYKAKLVVFPRRARKVKAGDSTPEELANATQVQGSCLPIVRERPSVELVKVTDEMKAFKAYYKLRLERTNKKHYGARLKKAAEAEKEEKK